One part of the Chthonomonadales bacterium genome encodes these proteins:
- a CDS encoding sugar phosphate isomerase/epimerase — MAAEGPSKAIIYGMLPDSLSMDERFKLARDVGFAGVEVSPVGLEEAERMRAAADRAGIPIHSIIFGGWGTPLSAADEDVRKRGLAEVESALRSARVLGADGVLLVPGVVNAQTRYVDAYKRSQAAVRKLIPIAEELRVRVLIENVWNNFLLSPLEFARYLDEIDSPWVQAYFDVGNVVRFAWPQDWIRTLGKRIRKVHIKDFKGGPGLGTGGEWVNLREGSIDWPEVRRALAEIAYTGYMTTELGGGDEAYLRDLSARFDRILAGE, encoded by the coding sequence ATGGCCGCCGAAGGTCCGAGCAAAGCCATCATCTACGGGATGCTGCCCGATAGCTTGAGCATGGACGAGCGCTTCAAGCTGGCCAGGGACGTGGGATTCGCCGGCGTGGAGGTGTCACCCGTCGGCCTTGAGGAGGCGGAGAGGATGCGCGCCGCCGCCGACAGGGCCGGCATCCCCATCCACTCGATCATCTTCGGCGGTTGGGGCACGCCCCTTTCCGCCGCCGACGAGGACGTGCGCAAGCGCGGCCTGGCCGAGGTGGAGTCCGCGCTGCGCTCGGCAAGGGTGCTCGGCGCCGACGGCGTCCTGCTCGTTCCGGGCGTGGTGAACGCGCAGACCCGCTACGTGGACGCCTACAAGCGCTCGCAGGCCGCCGTCCGCAAGCTCATCCCGATCGCGGAGGAGCTCCGGGTTCGCGTCTTGATCGAGAACGTGTGGAACAACTTCCTGCTCAGCCCGCTCGAGTTCGCGCGCTATCTCGACGAGATCGACAGCCCCTGGGTGCAGGCCTACTTCGACGTGGGCAACGTCGTGCGCTTCGCCTGGCCGCAGGACTGGATCCGAACGCTGGGCAAGCGAATCCGCAAGGTCCACATCAAGGACTTCAAGGGCGGGCCGGGCCTGGGCACCGGCGGCGAGTGGGTCAACCTGCGCGAGGGCAGCATTGACTGGCCCGAGGTGCGCCGCGCGCTCGCCGAGATCGCCTACACGGGCTACATGACCACCGAGCTCGGCGGGGGTGACGAAGCCTACCTGCGCGACCTCAGCGCGCGTTTCGACAGGATCCTGGCCGGCGAGTAG
- a CDS encoding DNA mismatch repair protein MutS, with protein sequence MGRLERAEARDRALATARLGAAVAGLLALFVGLRAGAGAAWWALTPAALFVGLVVAHDRATRAADRARREAAHWQAALRRVNGTWPGTGRAGARFRDPRHPYAEDLDLFGRGSLFELLCTARTAAGEECLAGWLRAPAPPDEVRRRQQAVADLRDRAALRAAIALAGDAARQEPGPSDVEAWADAPPLLPAGMARAAAWAASVVGLTGLIAWLSGVGAWALGAGTLVAIGVTGALARGVRGVLGPLDEAAREIGALAAMLECLADETFRAPLLADLQRELVTGSRAATGRARRLLALKQWLDAQRNLLFAPLAALVLWRVHVAFAVERWRRENGSGVAGWRRAGGSIEALCALAAYAGENPDDAFPTLVDGAPRLEARGLAHPLIVQERAVRNDVALGGGTRLLVVSGSNMSGKSTLLRAVGANAVLAQAGAPVRAREMRLTPLEIGASIRTVDSLQAGVSRFYAEILRLRDVAALAESAPTLFLLDEILHGTNSHDRRIGAEAVARVLLRAGAIGMLTTHDLALADLAADPALAAANSHFGDRVVEDRLVFDYLLRPGAVRGSNAIALMRAIGLLQANA encoded by the coding sequence ATGGGCCGTCTGGAGCGCGCCGAGGCGCGCGACCGCGCCCTCGCGACCGCGCGGCTCGGGGCCGCCGTGGCCGGCCTGCTCGCGCTCTTCGTCGGGCTGCGCGCGGGCGCGGGAGCGGCGTGGTGGGCGCTGACGCCCGCGGCGCTCTTCGTCGGCCTCGTTGTGGCGCACGATCGCGCGACACGGGCCGCCGACCGCGCGCGCCGCGAAGCCGCCCACTGGCAGGCCGCGCTGCGGCGCGTGAACGGCACCTGGCCCGGCACCGGGCGCGCCGGCGCGCGGTTCCGCGACCCGCGCCACCCGTACGCCGAGGACCTGGACCTGTTCGGCCGAGGATCGCTCTTCGAGTTGCTCTGCACGGCTCGGACGGCCGCCGGCGAGGAGTGCCTCGCCGGCTGGCTCCGCGCGCCCGCGCCCCCGGACGAGGTGCGCCGTCGCCAGCAGGCCGTGGCCGACCTGCGCGACCGCGCCGCCCTCCGCGCCGCGATCGCGCTGGCTGGCGACGCCGCGCGCCAGGAGCCCGGCCCCTCCGACGTGGAGGCGTGGGCCGACGCTCCGCCGCTGCTCCCGGCCGGGATGGCCCGCGCGGCGGCGTGGGCCGCGAGCGTGGTCGGCCTCACGGGGCTCATTGCCTGGCTCAGCGGCGTCGGCGCCTGGGCGCTGGGCGCCGGCACGCTCGTGGCCATCGGCGTAACCGGAGCGCTCGCGCGCGGCGTGCGGGGCGTGCTCGGGCCGCTGGACGAGGCGGCGCGGGAGATTGGCGCCCTGGCCGCCATGCTCGAGTGCCTGGCCGACGAGACCTTCCGCGCCCCCCTTCTGGCCGATCTGCAGCGCGAGCTCGTCACGGGAAGCCGCGCCGCCACCGGCCGCGCGCGCCGACTGCTCGCGCTCAAGCAGTGGCTCGACGCACAGCGCAACCTGCTCTTCGCCCCGCTCGCCGCGCTCGTGCTCTGGCGCGTGCACGTGGCCTTCGCCGTGGAGAGGTGGAGGCGGGAGAACGGGTCTGGCGTGGCCGGCTGGCGCCGCGCCGGCGGGAGCATCGAGGCGCTCTGCGCCCTGGCCGCCTACGCCGGCGAGAACCCGGACGACGCGTTCCCGACCCTGGTGGACGGTGCGCCCCGACTGGAGGCTCGAGGGCTTGCGCACCCGCTCATCGTACAGGAGCGCGCCGTGCGCAATGACGTGGCGCTCGGCGGCGGCACGCGGCTGCTCGTGGTCAGCGGCTCAAACATGTCCGGCAAGAGCACACTCCTGCGCGCGGTTGGCGCCAACGCCGTCCTGGCGCAGGCCGGCGCACCGGTGCGCGCCCGCGAGATGCGCCTGACGCCGCTGGAGATCGGAGCCTCCATCCGCACGGTGGATTCCCTGCAGGCCGGTGTGTCGCGCTTCTACGCCGAGATCCTGCGCCTGCGCGACGTCGCCGCCCTGGCGGAGAGCGCGCCCACGCTGTTCCTGTTGGACGAGATCTTGCACGGCACCAACTCCCACGACCGGCGAATCGGCGCGGAGGCCGTCGCGCGCGTTCTGCTGCGTGCCGGGGCCATCGGCATGCTCACCACGCACGACCTGGCCCTGGCCGACCTGGCAGCCGACCCGGCCCTCGCCGCCGCCAATTCCCATTTCGGCGACCGTGTGGTCGAGGACCGACTCGTCTTCGACTACCTGCTTCGGCCCGGCGCGGTGCGCGGCAGCAACGCCATCGCGCTGATGCGCGCCATCGGTCTGCTCCAGGCGAACGCGTGA
- the waaF gene encoding lipopolysaccharide heptosyltransferase II, which produces MPLDACSRIAVLTKPGFLGDTIVATPLLRRLREAAPAARIALLAGPGAQALMRGCPWVDEVIALDHREVAGLAGTLRLARRLRARRFDAAFLVNRSLRSAVAAALARVPMRVGHATESRGPLLTVRVTYDWGRPDRLCALDLLAALGAPAEPCLPELWVSGPERNAARRLLAAHGVPEAADVIAVQPGAHDPEVRRWRPERFAEAADRLAAGGGASVALLGAAGEEETAREVAGLMRARPAVLAGVTGLREALAVIASSELWLGNDGGMFHAAVALGTPSVGVFGPTKAPRWGHYETPDSITIVACPERAAASRTQIRACLDAVTVERAVEAARAALRAPRRG; this is translated from the coding sequence ATGCCCCTGGATGCGTGCTCGCGCATCGCCGTGCTGACTAAGCCCGGGTTCCTCGGCGACACCATCGTCGCGACGCCCCTGCTACGTCGCCTGCGCGAGGCCGCGCCCGCCGCGCGCATCGCGCTGCTGGCCGGGCCCGGCGCTCAGGCGCTCATGCGGGGCTGTCCGTGGGTGGACGAGGTCATCGCACTCGACCATCGGGAGGTCGCCGGCCTGGCCGGCACGCTCCGGCTCGCCCGGCGGCTGCGCGCGCGCCGCTTCGACGCGGCGTTCCTGGTGAATCGCTCCTTGCGCTCGGCCGTGGCCGCCGCGCTCGCACGCGTTCCCATGCGCGTGGGGCACGCCACGGAGAGCCGCGGCCCGCTGCTCACCGTGCGCGTGACCTACGACTGGGGCCGGCCCGACCGGCTCTGCGCGCTCGACCTGCTGGCCGCGCTGGGCGCGCCGGCGGAGCCCTGCCTTCCGGAGCTGTGGGTGAGTGGCCCGGAGCGTAATGCTGCCCGGCGGCTGCTCGCCGCGCACGGCGTGCCGGAGGCGGCCGACGTGATCGCGGTGCAGCCGGGCGCGCACGACCCGGAGGTGCGCCGGTGGCGCCCGGAGCGCTTCGCCGAGGCCGCCGACCGCCTGGCCGCCGGCGGCGGGGCGAGCGTGGCGCTGCTGGGAGCGGCCGGCGAGGAGGAGACGGCGAGGGAGGTGGCGGGCCTCATGCGCGCGCGACCAGCGGTGCTGGCCGGCGTCACGGGCCTCCGCGAGGCGCTGGCCGTCATCGCCTCCAGCGAACTGTGGCTGGGCAACGATGGCGGAATGTTCCATGCGGCCGTCGCGCTCGGGACGCCGAGCGTGGGCGTATTCGGCCCGACGAAGGCGCCGCGATGGGGCCACTACGAGACGCCGGACAGCATCACGATCGTCGCCTGCCCCGAGCGGGCCGCCGCGTCGCGCACGCAGATCCGCGCCTGCCTCGACGCGGTTACGGTGGAGCGCGCCGTGGAGGCCGCCCGGGCGGCGCTTCGCGCGCCGCGCCGCGGCTGA
- a CDS encoding universal stress protein, producing the protein MYSKILLASDGSETALRAAATAAELARRFDASLTVLHVFAIPLTPVSLAATPGAEVDPLLLERMAGEVQDAVARRTGRVLEEAGVPYATRQEIGHPAETIVRVAQQEGFDLVVLGSRGLSEIRSFLLGSVSDKVSHHAPCPVLIVK; encoded by the coding sequence ATGTACAGCAAGATACTGCTTGCATCCGACGGCTCGGAGACTGCCCTGCGAGCCGCCGCGACGGCCGCCGAGCTCGCGCGTCGCTTCGACGCCTCGCTCACGGTGCTTCACGTCTTCGCCATCCCGCTGACGCCCGTGTCGCTCGCGGCAACGCCGGGTGCCGAGGTCGATCCGCTCCTGCTGGAACGTATGGCCGGCGAGGTGCAGGATGCCGTCGCGCGGCGAACGGGTCGCGTGCTCGAGGAGGCCGGCGTGCCCTACGCGACGCGCCAGGAGATCGGCCACCCGGCCGAAACCATCGTTCGCGTTGCGCAGCAGGAGGGCTTCGACCTCGTGGTGCTCGGCAGCCGCGGCCTGAGCGAGATCCGCTCGTTCCTGCTCGGTAGCGTGTCGGACAAGGTGAGCCACCACGCGCCCTGCCCGGTGCTCATCGTTAAGTAG
- a CDS encoding nuclear transport factor 2 family protein — protein MDDDLTLANLGDAAGLDAEQRELLGLVHTMLRAIHEGDLDTYRALSVPDISCYETDVAPYRIDVLDFHIDLMRAMREGGTYAGLVRFDILTPRVQVYGDSAIAAYTRLMTYAREGAPVWRAFNETRVFARLDGAWRMVHFHRSQAAI, from the coding sequence ATGGACGACGATCTCACGCTTGCCAACCTGGGCGACGCGGCCGGCCTCGACGCCGAGCAGCGCGAGCTCCTCGGCCTCGTCCACACCATGCTCCGCGCGATCCACGAGGGCGACCTCGACACCTACCGCGCGCTGAGCGTCCCGGACATCTCCTGCTACGAGACCGACGTGGCGCCTTACCGCATCGACGTGCTCGACTTCCACATTGACCTGATGCGCGCCATGCGCGAAGGCGGCACCTACGCCGGCCTGGTCCGGTTCGACATCCTCACCCCGCGCGTGCAGGTGTACGGTGATTCGGCGATCGCCGCCTACACGCGGCTGATGACCTATGCGCGGGAGGGGGCGCCCGTGTGGCGCGCCTTCAACGAGACGCGCGTGTTCGCCCGGCTCGACGGAGCGTGGCGGATGGTCCACTTCCACCGGTCCCAGGCCGCGATCTGA
- a CDS encoding tetratricopeptide repeat protein codes for MTSSTDNQGTPGAASAARKGTRPPGGSRRERAAPKGGPSPRRAAPHFNQGELLRRAGSFQSAAESYRRAVELNPGNAYYRYRLGDTLAALGAVPTALDELEVACALDPSNGFYRFRLGDLYARGNRLEEAAYHMREAACLSADDYYNLRLGLLYLRLGYAQEAVFALQQAVSLAPENPSHHYVLGDAYVRVGAERKALAHYRRAGSLGDFDVGGVERLRRQSAGAG; via the coding sequence GTGACTTCCTCGACCGACAACCAGGGCACGCCAGGCGCCGCCTCCGCCGCCCGGAAGGGCACGCGGCCGCCCGGCGGCTCGCGCCGGGAGCGCGCGGCGCCGAAGGGCGGACCCAGTCCGCGCCGGGCCGCGCCGCACTTCAACCAGGGCGAGCTCCTGCGGCGCGCGGGCAGCTTCCAGTCGGCCGCCGAATCGTATCGCCGCGCGGTCGAGCTGAACCCGGGGAACGCCTACTACCGCTATCGCCTGGGCGACACGCTGGCCGCGCTGGGCGCGGTGCCTACCGCCCTCGACGAACTCGAGGTGGCCTGCGCGCTGGACCCGAGCAACGGCTTCTACCGTTTTCGGCTGGGCGACCTGTACGCCCGCGGGAACCGTCTGGAGGAAGCCGCCTACCACATGCGCGAGGCTGCGTGCCTCTCGGCGGACGACTACTACAACCTGCGACTCGGCCTGCTCTACCTGCGGCTCGGCTATGCCCAGGAAGCGGTCTTCGCGCTGCAGCAGGCCGTGAGCCTGGCGCCCGAGAACCCCTCTCACCATTACGTCCTTGGCGATGCCTACGTGCGTGTGGGCGCGGAGCGCAAGGCGCTCGCCCACTATCGTCGTGCCGGCAGCCTGGGCGACTTCGATGTGGGCGGCGTGGAACGCCTGCGGCGCCAGTCCGCGGGCGCCGGGTAG
- a CDS encoding D-tyrosyl-tRNA(Tyr) deacylase, which yields MRAVLQRVTEASVSVGGEMVGSIGPGALVLLGVGDEDTQRDADYVADKVVNLRVFPDADGKMNRSLLDCGGAALIVSQFTLYGDVRKGRRPSFAGAAAPPRATELYEAACERVAAAGVPVARGSFGAMMRVALVNDGPVTLLLDSRRAF from the coding sequence ATGCGGGCGGTGCTGCAGCGCGTGACCGAGGCCAGCGTCTCGGTGGGTGGGGAGATGGTGGGCTCGATCGGGCCGGGTGCGCTGGTGTTGCTGGGCGTGGGTGACGAGGACACCCAGCGCGACGCGGACTACGTGGCCGACAAGGTCGTGAACCTGCGCGTCTTCCCGGATGCCGACGGAAAGATGAACCGGTCGCTGCTGGACTGCGGCGGGGCGGCGCTCATCGTGTCGCAGTTCACGCTCTATGGTGACGTTCGCAAGGGCCGGCGCCCAAGCTTCGCGGGCGCCGCCGCGCCGCCGCGGGCGACCGAGCTCTACGAGGCGGCGTGCGAGCGGGTAGCCGCCGCGGGCGTGCCGGTGGCGCGCGGCTCGTTCGGCGCGATGATGCGTGTGGCCCTGGTGAACGACGGACCGGTGACCCTCCTCCTTGACAGCCGGCGGGCTTTCTGA
- a CDS encoding bifunctional (p)ppGpp synthetase/guanosine-3',5'-bis(diphosphate) 3'-pyrophosphohydrolase gives MNDDECQHLAEDLDRVYREIVAAVARYRPEADLELIRLAFEVAREKHRDQTRRSGEAYITHPLAVARILADLEMDPPTLAAGLLHDVVEDTELTQEEMILRFGPEVAALVDGVTKLQTVGRDVFADDQGADADPPSPGDPERTHKQRETIRKAANLRRIFLAMARDLRVIIIKLADRLHNMRTLGAMSETQQKRVALETLQIFAPLAHRLGIWQLKWELEDLSLKYLEPEAYERLASQVAQTRGDRQGEVDEAIAILKERLAADGIDAHITGRPKHLYSIYQKMRKQELDFGEIHDLVALRVIVHTRQECYHALGVISGLWTPMPGMFSDHIARSKSNLYQSLHMKVMGPHDKPLEVQIRTWEMHRTAEFGVAAHWAYKEQGEGGKASDQFELKLSWLRQQLFDWQADAGDSSDFLRSVTEDLFADQVFVFTPRGDVIDLPAGATPIDFAYRIHSDVGQHADGARVNGRLVPLSYQFRNGDVATIITRTNASPSRDWLAFVKTAHARAKIRGYFRRLLHDENVQQGREMLQREAKRLGLDPHALLKDEALRSVAPQFKVQSEAELLAAIGYGTVSVGAVVSRLMPEEAPEPRGIVVGRGRADESTLKVTAGSVDNVLFRRARCCLPVPGDAVVGYVTRGRGMALHRVDCPNALHYRQSEPERLIAVEYAGSDSQVYSVNLLIETIDRTGLLADVGTVFGELKTNITAVRTQTHRDRTATLGISVEVKDAAHLNRLFTAIRRLPDILDVSRAVGGREK, from the coding sequence ATGAACGACGATGAGTGCCAACACCTCGCGGAAGACCTTGATCGCGTCTATCGCGAGATCGTGGCCGCTGTCGCGCGCTACCGTCCGGAGGCGGACCTGGAGCTGATCCGCCTCGCGTTCGAGGTTGCGCGCGAGAAGCATCGCGACCAGACGCGCCGGTCCGGCGAGGCCTACATCACCCACCCCCTCGCCGTCGCGCGGATCCTGGCCGACCTGGAGATGGACCCGCCCACGCTGGCGGCCGGCCTGCTCCACGACGTGGTGGAGGACACGGAGTTGACCCAGGAGGAGATGATCCTCCGCTTCGGCCCGGAGGTCGCCGCCCTGGTCGACGGCGTCACCAAGCTGCAGACGGTGGGGCGCGACGTGTTCGCGGACGATCAGGGGGCCGACGCCGACCCGCCCTCGCCCGGCGACCCGGAGCGTACACACAAGCAGCGGGAGACGATCCGCAAGGCGGCCAACCTGCGCCGCATCTTCCTCGCCATGGCGCGCGATCTGCGCGTCATCATCATCAAGCTCGCCGACCGCCTCCACAACATGCGAACCCTCGGCGCAATGTCCGAGACCCAGCAGAAGCGTGTCGCCCTCGAGACGCTGCAGATCTTCGCCCCGCTGGCGCACCGGCTCGGCATCTGGCAGCTCAAGTGGGAGCTCGAGGACCTCTCACTGAAGTACCTGGAGCCGGAGGCCTATGAGCGACTTGCCAGCCAGGTGGCGCAGACCCGCGGCGACCGCCAGGGCGAGGTCGACGAGGCCATCGCCATCCTGAAGGAGCGCCTGGCCGCGGACGGCATCGACGCGCACATCACGGGCCGGCCCAAGCACCTCTACAGCATCTACCAGAAGATGCGCAAGCAGGAACTGGACTTCGGCGAGATCCACGACCTGGTTGCGCTGCGCGTGATCGTCCACACGCGGCAGGAGTGCTACCACGCGCTGGGCGTCATCAGCGGCCTGTGGACGCCGATGCCGGGAATGTTCAGCGACCACATCGCGCGCAGCAAGAGCAACCTCTACCAGTCGCTCCACATGAAGGTGATGGGACCGCACGACAAGCCACTCGAAGTGCAGATCCGCACATGGGAGATGCACCGGACGGCCGAGTTCGGCGTGGCGGCGCACTGGGCGTACAAGGAGCAGGGCGAGGGCGGCAAGGCCAGCGACCAGTTCGAGCTCAAGCTCTCCTGGCTGCGCCAACAGCTTTTCGACTGGCAGGCCGATGCGGGCGATTCCAGCGACTTCCTGCGATCCGTCACGGAGGACCTCTTCGCCGACCAGGTGTTCGTGTTCACCCCACGCGGCGACGTGATCGACCTTCCCGCCGGAGCGACGCCCATCGACTTCGCCTATCGCATTCACTCCGATGTGGGCCAGCACGCCGACGGCGCGCGCGTGAACGGGCGTCTGGTGCCGCTCTCCTACCAGTTCCGCAACGGCGACGTGGCCACGATCATCACCCGCACCAACGCCAGCCCGAGCCGCGACTGGCTCGCGTTCGTGAAGACGGCGCACGCGCGCGCCAAGATCCGCGGCTACTTCCGGCGGCTCCTGCACGACGAGAACGTTCAGCAGGGCCGCGAGATGCTGCAGCGAGAGGCGAAGCGGCTCGGGCTGGACCCGCACGCGCTCCTCAAGGACGAGGCCCTGCGCTCCGTGGCCCCGCAGTTCAAGGTGCAGAGCGAGGCGGAGCTTCTGGCCGCCATCGGATATGGCACGGTCTCCGTCGGCGCCGTGGTGAGCCGTCTGATGCCCGAGGAGGCGCCGGAGCCCAGGGGCATCGTCGTGGGCCGCGGCCGTGCAGACGAGAGCACGCTGAAGGTGACGGCCGGCAGCGTGGACAACGTGCTGTTTCGCCGCGCTCGCTGCTGCCTGCCGGTCCCCGGCGATGCCGTGGTGGGCTATGTGACGCGCGGTCGCGGCATGGCGCTGCACCGCGTCGACTGCCCGAACGCGCTCCACTACCGCCAGAGCGAGCCCGAGCGGCTCATCGCGGTGGAGTATGCCGGCAGCGACTCGCAGGTCTACAGCGTGAACCTGCTGATCGAGACGATCGACCGCACCGGCCTGCTGGCCGACGTTGGCACCGTGTTCGGCGAGCTCAAGACGAACATCACGGCGGTTCGCACGCAGACGCACCGTGACCGGACGGCGACGCTGGGCATCAGCGTCGAGGTGAAGGATGCGGCGCACCTCAACCGTCTCTTCACGGCGATCCGCCGGCTGCCGGACATCCTGGACGTCAGTCGCGCGGTGGGCGGGCGTGAGAAGTAG
- the recJ gene encoding single-stranded-DNA-specific exonuclease RecJ → MGLISVYPNRRWMVASAAPEATAARLREALGCSRLAALLLANRGIESPEQAQAFLNPGFEQLADPLLLPDAATAVGRLRLALERRERIYVHGDYDGDGVTSTALWARLLEKLGADVRAHVPHRRRDGYDLRSKFVAHARSEGAALILTTDCGVQRYDEVEEAREAGIDVIVTDHHEPGPRLPRAVAVVNPRRANSRYPFAGLAGVGVAYRVGEALVRDLGMPLEGYRRAFGDLAAIGTITDVMALLGENRVIVKHGLEALRDTRKPGLRALMASAGVRLDRALSAHAVGFQLGPRINAVGRLHDARTALALLLTREPGEASRLAAALEEANGQRREEENYILSEAAADADRQCEAGRGCIVVVGSSWHAGVIGIVANRLVDRCCRPAIVIALEEGAEEGRGSARSIRPFDLYDAISECGGLLTEFGGHSHAAGFGIRRSRVAEFADAMNARAAQRLTAEDFVPTVTCDAEVDAAQVTEALAEELQRFEPWGHRNEEPVLVSRGLRVQECRRIGRDQTHLKLRVQDASGRALDAIRWGGAELDRSLRAGMSVDLCYSPQSNAYNGRTSVQLLLRDAPRPAEP, encoded by the coding sequence GTGGGCCTGATCTCGGTCTACCCGAACCGGAGGTGGATGGTGGCTTCGGCCGCGCCCGAAGCCACCGCCGCGCGCCTGCGCGAGGCGCTCGGCTGCTCGCGGCTGGCCGCCCTCTTGCTGGCGAACCGGGGCATCGAGAGCCCCGAGCAGGCGCAGGCCTTCCTGAACCCGGGCTTCGAGCAGCTCGCCGACCCGCTGCTCCTGCCGGACGCCGCGACGGCCGTTGGGCGGCTGCGCCTGGCGCTTGAGCGGCGCGAGCGCATCTACGTGCACGGCGACTACGACGGCGACGGCGTGACCTCCACAGCGCTCTGGGCCCGCCTGCTGGAGAAGCTGGGAGCCGACGTGCGCGCGCACGTGCCCCATCGCCGCCGCGACGGCTACGACCTGCGCAGCAAGTTCGTGGCGCACGCGCGCTCCGAGGGGGCCGCGCTCATCCTCACCACGGACTGCGGCGTGCAGCGCTACGACGAGGTGGAGGAGGCGCGCGAGGCCGGCATCGACGTGATCGTGACCGACCATCACGAGCCCGGTCCGCGGCTTCCCCGAGCCGTGGCCGTTGTGAACCCGCGGCGCGCTAACTCGCGCTATCCCTTCGCCGGCCTGGCCGGCGTCGGCGTCGCCTATCGCGTGGGCGAGGCCCTCGTGCGCGACCTGGGCATGCCGCTCGAGGGCTACCGTCGCGCCTTTGGCGACCTGGCCGCCATCGGCACGATCACCGACGTCATGGCGCTCCTTGGCGAGAACCGTGTGATCGTGAAGCACGGGCTGGAGGCGCTGCGCGACACGCGCAAGCCGGGCCTGCGCGCGCTGATGGCGAGCGCGGGCGTCCGGCTCGACAGGGCGCTCTCGGCGCACGCCGTCGGCTTCCAGCTCGGCCCGCGCATCAACGCCGTCGGCCGTCTGCACGACGCGCGGACGGCCCTGGCCCTGCTGCTGACCCGCGAGCCGGGCGAGGCCTCGCGGCTGGCGGCTGCCCTGGAGGAGGCGAACGGGCAGCGGCGCGAGGAGGAGAACTACATCCTGAGCGAGGCAGCCGCCGACGCTGACCGCCAGTGCGAGGCAGGCCGCGGGTGCATCGTCGTGGTCGGCTCCTCCTGGCACGCCGGAGTGATCGGCATCGTGGCCAACCGGCTCGTGGACCGCTGCTGCCGGCCCGCCATCGTGATCGCCCTGGAGGAGGGCGCCGAGGAGGGCCGTGGGTCTGCGCGGAGCATTCGGCCGTTCGATCTGTACGATGCCATCAGCGAATGTGGCGGCCTGCTCACCGAGTTCGGGGGTCACTCGCACGCGGCCGGCTTCGGCATCCGGCGCTCGCGGGTGGCGGAGTTCGCCGATGCGATGAACGCCAGGGCCGCCCAGCGGCTGACCGCGGAGGACTTCGTGCCCACCGTGACGTGCGATGCCGAGGTGGACGCGGCGCAGGTGACGGAGGCGCTCGCCGAGGAGCTTCAGCGCTTCGAGCCCTGGGGCCATCGCAACGAGGAACCCGTGCTCGTGTCGCGCGGCCTGCGCGTGCAGGAGTGCCGGCGCATCGGCCGCGATCAGACGCACCTGAAGCTCCGGGTACAGGACGCCTCCGGCCGCGCGCTCGACGCGATCCGGTGGGGCGGCGCGGAACTGGACCGCTCCCTGCGCGCCGGGATGAGCGTGGACCTCTGCTACTCGCCTCAAAGTAACGCGTACAATGGACGTACGAGCGTGCAGTTGCTGCTGCGCGACGCACCGCGTCCGGCCGAGCCCTGA